A single genomic interval of Acidobacteriota bacterium harbors:
- a CDS encoding CoA-binding protein — MMNDKEIKKILRESKTIAVVGCSRDLEKDAHKVPKYLKEHGYKIIPVNPFADEILGEKTCKILSEIEEPVDMVDIFRPSEECLQIAKEAIKIKPRVVWMQVGIRNEEAAKLAERNGIKVVMDKCIMIEHKRLIK, encoded by the coding sequence ATGATGAATGATAAAGAAATCAAAAAAATTTTAAGAGAATCCAAAACAATAGCAGTGGTTGGATGTTCGAGAGACCTGGAAAAGGATGCGCACAAAGTTCCAAAATATCTTAAAGAGCATGGTTATAAAATTATTCCTGTGAATCCATTCGCAGATGAGATTTTAGGGGAAAAGACCTGCAAAATTCTTTCTGAAATTGAAGAACCTGTTGATATGGTAGACATTTTCAGACCGAGTGAAGAATGTTTACAAATAGCGAAAGAGGCTATTAAGATAAAACCCAGAGTGGTCTGGATGCAAGTTGGTATAAGAAACGAAGAAGCCGCAAAATTAGCAGAGAGAAATGGAATTAAAGTTGTTATGGACAAATGCATTATGATTGAACATAAAC
- a CDS encoding class I SAM-dependent methyltransferase, whose product MNDKKLCEIISRKLNGVVNILDIGCGDGFLVSCLAKKLNRKIVGLDISTEGFTKAHDRCKKFDVCNLIECIKGDARNMKIFKNSEFDGITLVYTLHHMNKPEIVLKEAKRVLKPDGRVIIVEYIIKKRKSKCHKFVKEQIHNLIENLGFRDTIIQKLEEDLILITSKNKV is encoded by the coding sequence ATGAACGATAAAAAATTATGTGAGATTATTTCAAGAAAATTAAATGGTGTGGTCAACATTCTTGATATTGGTTGTGGAGATGGTTTCCTGGTTAGCTGTTTAGCTAAGAAACTGAACAGGAAGATTGTAGGTCTTGACATTTCAACAGAAGGATTTACAAAAGCACATGATCGATGTAAAAAATTTGATGTGTGCAACTTAATTGAGTGTATCAAGGGAGATGCTCGTAACATGAAGATATTCAAGAACAGTGAATTTGATGGTATAACCTTAGTTTATACATTGCATCACATGAACAAACCCGAAATTGTGCTAAAAGAAGCAAAGCGTGTTTTGAAGCCTGATGGAAGGGTTATAATTGTGGAATACATCATCAAAAAGAGAAAGAGTAAATGCCACAAATTTGTAAAAGAGCAAATTCACAATCTGATAGAAAACCTTGGATTTAGAGATACAATTATTCAAAAATTAGAGGAGGATCTTATTCTGATTACAAGCAAAAATAAGGTGTGA
- a CDS encoding glutaredoxin domain-containing protein, protein MAKDFLKQRDVKFEEVGVEFNQKAAHEMVEKSGQMGVPVIDINGTIIVGFNKEAILKALK, encoded by the coding sequence ATGGCCAAAGATTTTCTGAAACAGAGAGATGTGAAATTTGAAGAGGTAGGTGTCGAATTCAATCAAAAAGCCGCTCACGAAATGGTTGAAAAATCAGGGCAGATGGGGGTTCCTGTTATCGACATAAACGGAACGATTATTGTTGGTTTCAACAAGGAAGCAATTCTGAAGGCATTGAAATGA